The Fluviispira sanaruensis sequence TAATTGCTCCAATTATGCAGGCTAAAAATAATGTCAATAAAACTCCTTTCCAACCGAGGACGGCGCCGATAAATGCAAGATATTTAATATCACCCATTCCCATTCCTTCTTTGTGGCGGAAAAGTTCATAAAGTTTTGAAATACAAAATAAACCTCCACCACCAATTGCGATACCGATTAAACTTTCAGCCCAACCCATATCTGGATTAAGAAAGCTGATGATAAAGCCCACAATAACTCCTGGTAGTGTGATTGAGTTTGGTAGGATTCTGTACTTAATATCGATAAAAGATAAAGGTATCCCTGTATATAAAAGCCATAGTGAGATAAAAAATGGTACGTAAGCTGAGTAATGAAAACGACCAAACTGAGAAAAATTATTTGAAAATAAAAATGGAAATGAATCAATAATAATATAAGGATTTAAAAATTTAAAAAAGATGAATAAAGTTAAAATTCCGCTTAATAATTCTACAAAGGGATATTGTTTGGAGATTTTTGTTTTACAGTTTTCACATTTCCCTTGAGCATAAATATAACCAATAATTGGTATGAGAGCTATTGGAGAAATTATTTTTTTGCATGATGGACATGAACTTCTTGGTAATATAAGTGAAATATTATTTGGTATTCGATAAATAACAACATTTAAAAAACTACCAATACTCATTCCAAAAATGAAAACAAATATTCCGAAAATAATATTCAATGTATTTAATTCGTTTGGCATTTGTTTTTCCTTGACAAATTAAGAGTCTTCAATCAACTATTCTAAAGGATAGTTTCTGCCTTATAAATTACAGCAAAAGGCTAAACAATAGAATTGAACATGAGAAAACTATGAAATCAATCTCAAAAAATAGAAAAGCTTGGCACGACTACTTTATTGAAGAAAAGATAGAAGCAGGTGTGAGCTTAAAAGGCAGTGAAGTAAAAGTATTACGCGATGGACATGGAAGCATTGTCGAAGGTTACGCCATGGTGCGCGATGGGCAAGCCTGGCTAGTGAATGCCTATATACCTTCGCTAAAACATGCAAGTTACTTAAATCATAACGAAAGAAGAGATAGAAGACTTCTCTTACACAGAAATCAAATTGAGCGCCTCGATGCGGCAACTCGGCAAAAAGGCTACACACTCATTCCGCTAGAAATTTATTTTGATGATAATAATCGGGTGAAAATTGAACTTGGCCTTGCTAAAGGCAAAGCACATCACGATAAGCGTGATGCGGAAAAACAAAAAGATGCTAAAAAAGAAGCACAAAAAGCAATGAAGAGGTATTAATCGACTTCTACGTTCAGAATAAACTCTTTGTCTGTTTCAAAACTATTGGCAGTTGTGAGCAGTCCTTTTTGTCTAGCAACAATTTTTATTGCTGTTTTCCCCTTGCCAATAAAAGCAAATTTGTAAACTACACTTCCAGAAGCTCCTATGAGACCGTTTTTAGGGGTACAGCAGGAGGTTTTGCCTTCATAATTGACAAAAGCATTGTTAAAGCTGGGTTCTAAATATGAATAAGCGGTAGTGCTTATATCTCTTACGACGAGTGCAATTTTTTCGTCTTTATCAATGCTCACTGCGACTGTGTCTTTATCGACCCCATCAACAACAAGATAGCCATTGATTTTATATCTTTTTATTTCATCATTTGGAGGCATATTTGGATTATTTGAGGATGAAATACAGCCACTGAGTGCAAAAGGTGCTGATAAGAGTATGCTTGCCATAGTAATATACTTTTTCATAAATTTTAACTCATGCTGCAAGTTAGTTTAGTTAAAGACTCTTTCCCTGTAAGCAAAACGGAATCCCATGAGCGACGTGCTTCATCGCCTTGAAACTCTTCATCATAAGTTTCCAAGAGGTCTTGAATTCCATCAGCATCTTCAAGCAGACTTAAAGCGTTTACTGCTGAGCGGAAATAGCGTGCTGCTTCATTGGGATGGCGTTTTACTTTTAAGCACAAACGTCCCATTTCTTCATACCATTGCGCCTTTTCTTCTGGGAGAGCATATTCGCCGCTTTCCCCAAGTAAGTAGATATAAGAGTTGAGAGCTCGCACATGATCGCGTGCAGCGATCATTTCTGCAATTTTAGGTGAAAGTGATTGAATTGTCTTGCGAGCGCGAACCTGTTCTCTTCTTTTGTCCTCTATGCTTTCTTGTGAATTTCTCTCAATGATCCGTTCACAATAAGCTTTTAGGAGGCGTAAATCTTCTGGAAGTACTTGATCTCGTTCGGTTTCTAGAGTTGGGTTGATTTGACGAAAAAGACTCAGCAACTCTGAAGGTTGAACGTGTAAGTAGCTTGCGAGGACTTGTATAGCCCATGGCCTCTCATCAGGCCATACTCTTTCAGCTCGTTCCATTTGCCTAATCAGTTCGTGCATATCCATAGCTTCTCCTTGATGGCTTCTTCTCATTTAATACAATACAGCAAACAACAAGCCCTTAAACATTGGCCAACAAATACATGCGACTTTAGATTGCAACGGTCAAGACAATTTTTTGTCTCTGCTTCAATCTCTTTGGTTTAGATTCCTTGAATACAAATAGGTTATCAGAATATTTGGCCGCTAACTACATGAAAAGCAATGTCAAACAAATTTATGTACATTGCATAAGAACAACTTAAGTGAATTTTGTTTTGTTTAAAAAATAAGCACAGTTTCGCATATCTCTTTTTTTAAAAAAGAGTGAATCAGAAATGACACACTTTCAAAAAAAAAAAACAGAACAAGCTAAAAAAACTAAAGATTTATTTATAAAAAAACTGGCACAATTTTTGCTTGTTGATTTAAGTTGCAAACTTTGTCGAGACAAATTTATTGCGTTTAACCTAATAAAGGGGATATACATGCATACACTTTTGAATACAATAAAAAACATGAATCAAAGTTCAAATTTAGGAACGTCTGCAAATATGAATAAATTGATTGCGGAAAGTATATTTAAAGATTTAAAATCCCATGGTTTTGCAGATAAAGATATCGTTGCTGTTTCATCAGAAATACTAAATAAATTAACAGATGATTTAAGAAATCGACTTGAAAAAAAATAAGCAAAAAAATAAAATTGAAGAAGCCTGAGAGATTTCTCCATCAGGCACTTGAGGCGGGTCAGAATGTCTTAGAAACAATTCTGCATTTAAAGAAACAGGTTAAAATTAATTAACCTGCTTTTTTGAGATGTTTGTCAGATGTTTTTCTAGCAACAACTTTTCTAGCAGTTGTTTTTCTTTTAGTTTTCCGTTTGCGAGTTTTTGAGACTACTGAAAGCTTAGTCTTTCTCTTAGCTTTTCTTTTAGTCTTTTTTACGCCGGTTTTTGTTGCAGTTGTTTTTTTACGTTTTCTTTTCGTAGCAGTTGTTTTCTTACCAGCAGTTTTTTTACGTTTTCTTTTCGTAGCAGTTGTTTTCTTGCCAGCAGTTTTTTTACGTTTTCTTTTCGTAGCAGTTGTTTTCTTACCAGCAGTTTTTTTACGTTTTCTTTTCGTAGCAGTTGTTTTCTTGCTAGAAGTCTTTCTACGTTTTTTACCAGCAGTTTTAGTTTTAGTGCCAGCTTTTTTTCTTCTCGTTACCATGACGTTTCCTCTCTCACATCACTGAAGACGTTTATATTTGCCACATAGCGTCTCTCGACGCGTCTATTGCGCAATCGAGCATCATCACGACGCATTCTTTTTGCGCTTTCAATTTTTATCGTCATCGGTAAAAATACCTTGAGTTTATTTTGTGAGTCTGCAAGCAGAGTAAACAACTTTTGGGCTAAAGAATGAAAAAATAGCGATACATAATTTATTAAATAATAATAAAAACAGGTGTTTATATGAATAAAATGAATTCAGTGTCAACTTCTTTTGTCCCAGATGGGAAAACAAAATATTGTTTTCTTTTTGGCGCATCAATTGAAAAATCTCTTTCTCCCGAGCTTCACACGAAGTGGTTTCAGATAGAAAATTTAAATTGCATTTACCTTCCAATGCCTATCAGAACAGTTGAATTATTTACTGCTTTATTATTAAATATTGTTGAAACAGAAGGATTTATAGGTGGAAATATCACAGCTCCATATAAAAATAGTGTTGTGAATATGAATATTTTTACAATGACTGCAACTGTGCACGCAATACAAGCAGCAAATACAATATACCAAGATAATAGAGGAAACTGGTGCCTTGACAATACAGATATATTTGGGGTCGAAAAATCAATTCAACACCTTATAACCAAAGAAGAAAAATACTATGCTCTCGTTTTGGGCGGTGGTGGTGCGGCAGCTGCTGCACTGTATAATTGCAGTGAAGATAAGAACTGTTTAAAAACTTTTTGTTTTACTCGGAATCCCTCTAAAACAATTGCTTGCTTTCCTTTTCTTATGCAGCAAAGGGATGTTGAAACGCATTTTCTAGTAAATGAAGAACTTGAAAAAACGATTGAGCAAATTTCTCAGGATAAAGTTAAACTGGTACTTATCAACACTCTGCCAATCGGTTTTGCTACGAACGAAACGAATCCGTATGCACTCTATGTAATTGAGCAAGCTTTATTTAAAATCAAGAAAAATAATATTTTCTATTTTGATATGATTTATGCGGATACTATGGCAATATCTTTTGCAAGAAAAAATAAAATAAAAGCCATAAACGGGAAAAAAATGCTGGAGGAGCAAGCAAAGAAAAGCTTTGCTCTTTGGCGCAATCAACTTATTAAGAGTTAAGTAATAAATCAGCCACCGTATGGAGTGTTTCGTCTTTCTTACAAAAAGCAAAACGTACCCATGGTAAGCTTTTGGGCGGATTCTTATAAAAAACAGAGACAGGGATGGTTGTTACTCTATGTGTTTCAACAAGTTGTCTTGCATATAAAACATCAGACATATCACCAGCGAGCCCTTCAAAATTCGCTGTTAAGAAAAATGTGCCTTCACAACTGCTCGTGTGGTAACCCGCTCTCTCTAAAACAGATTTCAAATAATTTCTTTTTGTTTCATAACTTTTCTTTTGTTCAGACAAATAGTTTTCAAACCATTTTTTATCGGACATAACTTCAGCCAATCCCAGTTGAGTGAATGGACTTGTGCAAAAAACTGTTGCTTGATGAACAATGCGAATTGCATTTGTTAAGTTAGCTGGAGCGCAGATCCACCCCGTTTTGAGTCCTGTAAAACCAAATGTTTTTGCAGCGGAACTGATCCTTGCAACGAGATGCTGAATTTTGGGTATTGTGCAGAGCGAAATATGTTTATGTGAGGCATAGGTTAAATTTTCATAAACTTCGTCACTTAATACGATCGCATTATTTTTTAAAACCTTCGATGAAATGCGATCAATTTCATCTTCGCTAAACACTTTTCCTGTTGGATTGTGCGGTGAATTAAAAATGAGAAGTGAAAATCCCCCTGCCGCAGCAGCATCGAATTCACTCCAATCAATTGTCCAGCCACCTCCCCTTACACCAACAGGTGTGTCTGGAGAATGCAGTCTGATGGGAACAACTTCTCCCCCCGCATTCGCAATGGCTTGATAATAGAGATCGAATGCAGGTTCAAAAACGAGGACTCTGTCGCCTGGATTGATAAAAGCATTTATAGCGCTATAAAGAGCTTCAGAAGCACCTGTTGTAATTGTTATTTCGCTTTCGGGGTCATAAATAACTCCAGAAGTCGACTCCACATAATAAGACACTTCCCTTCTAAGTGCTTCTTCTCCTTGGGAGGGTGAGTATTGATTGTGACATGACAAAACTTGTTTAGAGATGGATTCCAGTAAGCGGGTAGGGCCATAAAAATCAGGAAATCCCTGACCAAGGTTTACAGCGTTATAAAGCTTTGATAATGCTGTCATTTCTGAAAAAATGCTTTTTTGGGTCGCACTCCAACGTTTGGCAATTCTGTTTGTGGTTTGCATCATAATACCTTTAGATAATTTTAATAATTTTCACACATTCATGCTATAAAACAACTTAAAAATATGCTTTATTGGCAAGTTGTGAAAGCGAGCCTTTAAAAGAGGAGCTATCAATTTGTGTTATCAGGAAACAACTTTTCTATCAAGTTTGTGCCTGATATCTTAAAATTTCAAGAACTATATAGAAATAATAATATTATTGAAGAGGCAAAAATGGAGAAGAGATGGCAAAATTTAAACCGATTTGAGTATAAATTGTTATCTGATTTACTTCATTTAGAAAAAAATTTAGACTTCTCTGGAAAAAGTATTTTGCTGAATCTGCAAGTTTCAGGTGGTATGGATAGCATGTGTCTTTTGCATGCTTTGACAAAAGTTTTGCATTCAAAACTTTTTAATCCCAAAAATAAGTTTAAGTTAATAGCTCAACATTTTAATCATAAAAAGCGTGGAGAAGAATCTGATTTAGATGCAGAACTTATTCAAAAAATTTGTATAGAAACTGGAGTTCCTCTTTATCTCGAAATCGCGGAGGAAAAAACCTTTAGCGATGGAGAGAAAAATTTTCAAAACAACGCGCGAAAATGGCGGAAAAATAAAGCTCTATTATTATCAGAAAAAATAAAAAATGAATTGAATTGTGAGCATTTTTATATCGTAACTGCGCATCATGCGCGCGATCATGTAGAGACCGTATTATTGCATATCTTAAGGGGTTCTGCCCTGCAGGGTTTAAAAGGGATTCAAAAATTTTCTGATGATAAACTTTTTTATAGGCCATTTGCAAAAATTAATTTTGAGGAAATTGAAGAATACTCAAATGAATTTTCTATTAAATATAGGTTAGATATGTCAAATTTATCTAATGATTATGATCGAAATTATATAAGAAATCATATTCTTGGACATTTGAAAAAGTTAAGACCAAATTATCAGCAAGCATTTCACAAATTGTCAGAGCATGCTATTGAGCAATTGATGCTTAATGAAACATTTCTTAATTCCAGTTTGCAAGGCAATTTTGTAATTGATAAGGGAACAAGATCTTCTGAGCTTTTTCATATTCTTATCCATAAAGAGAAAAAATTGCTAGGGGTTGTGACAAAAAACTGTATAGACAATATTCTCTATGAAGTGGAGCTTATGTTTAAAAAGAAGATAATAAAAAAAGAGATTAAAATAAGTTCAGGATGGGAAATTCATTTGTCAAATAATAATAAAAACATTGAGATAGATGTTTTTAGAGAAAAAATATAGAAGAGTTAAGAAAGTATCCGATAAGGAATGACTTGACTTAGTGTGGTACCGTTGCAAACTGTTTAAAAGGGTGTAGAGATCGCCCGTTTAGTAGCATAATATGATACTTGATCGCCTCCAACCAAACCAGAGGCTAAAGTGAAAGGTAAGGAGCTCGAATGGGTAAAGAATCTTGGTTAAAAGCCGCGCTGGTGTGGGCAGCGATGATAGTTTTATTTGCTTTGTGTTTTAAGTTATTATACAAACCCCACGAAGATGTTCAAAAAACATATCCACAATTTCAAAGTTATATTGAAAAATCTTTGGGCGACCAACAGAGTATTGTGAGTGTAACCGTTCGTTCTGATAATCTCCGTGGCGACGAAATTATAGCAAAACTCAAAGACAACTCAACTGTTACGACCTATGGCCCCGCTGACGATGGCGTGCGCTCTCAGTTACGAAAAGAGCTGGAAGCTAAAAAAATTCCTATCAACTATGAAAAGCCAGATGACAGCAGTGTTTGGTGGGTGAGCCTCATTACGATGTGGTTACCAGCACTTTTAATTGTTGGCCTTGTGCTTATGTTCCTTCGCAATATGCAAGGTGCTGGCGGGAAAGCAATGTCATTTGGCAAAAGCAGAGCTAAGCTTCAGTCCGAAGGTGCAAATAAAGTTACTTTTAAAGACGTCGCTGGTATTGAAGAAGTTAAACAAGAATGTTCAGAAATTGTTGCGTTCCTAAAAGATCATAAAAAGTTCCAAGATATAGGAGCAAGAATTCCTAAGGGAGTTCTTATGATGGGAGCACCAGGCACAGGTAAAACTCTTTTAGCACGCGCAATTGCAGGCGAAGCGGGGGTTCCTTTCTTTACAATTTCAGGTTCTGATTTCGTTGAAATGTTTGTTGGTGTTGGAGCATCACGCGTGCGTGATTTATTTGAAAATGCCAAGAAAAACTCACCCTGTATTATATTTATCGATGAAATCGATGCTGTCGGTAGACATCGTGGTGCAGGCGTTGGTGGTGGGCATGATGAAAGAGAACAAACTCTCAATCAGTTGTTGGTTGAAATGGATGGTTTTGAAGCAAATGATGCTGTCATTATCATTGCAGCCACAAACCGTCCCGATGTCCTCGATCCCGCTTTGTTAAGACCCGGCCGTTTTGATAGACGAGTTATGGTTGGTCTACCCGATGTCCGTGGACGTAAAGATATTCTTGGCGTTCATATGAAAAAAATCAAACATGCAGAAGATATTAATGTTGAAAGAATTGCTTTAGGTACTCCAGGCTTTTCTGGAGCAGATCTTGAAAATCTTTGCAATGAAGCTGCACTTATGGCTGCTCGTAACGGCATGAAGCGTGTGATTGAAAAAGACTTTGAAGCTGCAAAAGACAAAATATTAATGGGACCAGAGAGAAGAAGTGCAGTACTGCCTAAGGAAACTATTCGTGTTACAGCATACCATGAAACTGGACATGCTCTTGTCTCGCATTTTTTAAAATCACGGGAAAATGTGCATAAAATAACTGTGATTCCACGTGGACAAGCTCTTGGTGTCACTGCATATTTACCAAAAGAAGATGTCTACGGTTATTCCAAAGAAGATTTATTGACGACGATTGCTTATGCAATGGGTGGCCGTGCCGCTGAAGAAATCAAATTCTCTCAGTTCACAACGGGTGCCTCAAACGATATTCAGAAAGCCACAGATCTTGCTCGCCGTATGGTATGCCAATTTGGTATGAGCCGTCTTGGACCCATAAACTTTGGACAAAAAAGTGAAAATCCATTTTTAGGGCGTGACTGGGGTGAATCGCGTAACTATTCTGAAACCCTTGCGCATGAAATCGATATGGAAGTTTCTAAGATCATCAACACTCAATATGAATTAGCAAAACAAGTTCTTGTTGAGCATATGGATACATTTGAAAAAGTTTCTAATATTCTACTTGAAGTTGAGACACTGGATAGTGAAGAGTTTCTTGAAATTATCAATAACAATGCAAACGCCGAGAAAATCAAAGAAATCCAGCTAAGCAAAACTTTAAGTGGCAACAGTGATGGAAGTGATGCTTCCGGGGCAAAATCAGACCCGTCAAATACGAGCGCTATAAACCCATTGAACACAACTCCTACACCAGCTTAATTGACAAATAAGCTTATGTAAAAGTGAAGGGTAGGAAAGCGAATGTTTTCCTACCCTCCACTTTTTTTGTATATATCTAATATTGCTGTAATTAATTCTATACTTGATTAACATAAACTTTAATATCTCAATAATATTGTCTTAAATAAATTTGTTGGACTGTGTAAATTTGTTTGCTATATATTTTTTCGTTCGGTTATTTATGAGGAAATCTGAATGAAAATGATTAGAAAAAAAATGTTAATACTGTTTAATAATGTCAATGATTTCTTAGATAAAGAGAAAATATTTTGCATTCTTTTTAGCACTTTCTTCCTAGCGTTGATATCAAGTTTTTCTATTATTAGATATTTTACTGAAAAGTATCTAGGGATCAATCTACTCAATTCTACGGAGTTGAAAGTTCATGCTATTGTCTCTGGAATTCTTTCAGATCTTTTTGTTACAGGTATAATATCTATTATATTTATTACTTTTGCTTTTGCTGCCGACAAATTTATTTTTAATAAATATATAAAAAAAGTTTCTCAAAGAATAAAAGTTTTTTTGTTTTTTATTGTTGCATTTTTTTTTCTGTATCTATTATCTTTTCATATTCCGTATGTAAGTTTTTATTCAAGCCTTATAACTCCATTTCATTTAAAATATTTAATTGATCCTGCTTTTATAGATGCGAGTGCATCATCGGCATTGGACTCTAGAGTTTTAATCGCTTTTTTTGTTCCAGTGGTTTTATCTCTACTCGTATATGTTGCATTTAAAATTCCAACCCGGTTAAAATATTTTAAAATTGTTTTTATTATTTTATTGAGTTTAATGTATGGTGCGAAAAAATTAAATGAAGAATTGAATAGATCAGGACGAGTGTGGACTCCTGTTCATTTAAAAGTGAATTTTATTGAAAATTTGTTTTCAGTTTATATATTTAGTAAATCCTACGCGATAGGGGATCTTTCAAACAAAGAATATAATACATTAACGAATTATTTGGGAAAAAACGAGGAATTATCAAAAATAATAAATATAAAAAATAGTTCTAAAGAAAATGAACTAATTCCATCTGATTGGGAGAATCTTTTATTAAACTCTTCCTTAAAAGCAGAATATCATTTTGGTAAAGAACTTAAAGAGCAAATTCAAGACAGAATTAAAAATAATGATCCTCTATTGGTATGGGTTGTCATTATTGAAAGCTTTAAACCTGAAGATGGAAAGTTTCATTACCCAAGTAGCAAACATACATTTCAACCTTTTTATGACTCTTTATCTGCTTCTGGTATATCATTTACCAATGCTTGGACAGTGGGAGGGGTGACCCGCGCAGGACAAGAAGGAAGTCTTTGTGGATCTTGGGTTGGAGAATTTACAACCGCCATGCAAGAACTCCCTAATATAAATCCTGAATGTTTACCAGAACTGTTGAAAAGAAAGTATCCTGAGCATGTATTTTCCGCTTTCTGGCATGGAGGACGTTTTGACTTTGATGGTCAAGGAGTTTTCTGGAAAAAACATGGAATGGATTTAGTTATAAGTAAGGAAAACTTTGACTCGAATCTCCCCAAAACTCCGTGGGGATTGTCTGATAAAGTTCTTTTAAGAAGAGTTGCTCAAAATCTAGATTCCATTACGTTAGCTAATCAAAATAAAATTCAATTTCATGCAGTCCTCACAGTCACAAATCACGACCCATGGCATCTCCCTAAAGATGCTTCAGTAGAATTAATGGAAAAACATAAAGAGCATTTATTTCTTCCTCCACAAATTACTTCATCTTATACAGATGAGGCGTTAGAAGAGTTTGTTCATTTTCTTAAAAATAAGAAATATCCACATGCTCAAGCAGGAACATATTGGGATAACTCAATCATCTTTTTTGTAAATGATCATGGACATGCTATACCATCCTTGCCTTATCCTCAGAATATTGCCTGGGGGATCAATGCTGAAAATAATTTAATCATAGCAATAAAAAAGAGTCAGGCAAATTTAGTTATCAACGGTGGAATTGTAGAAAAAACTTTGCAAAAAAACTCACATAACAATAATAGAATTGGAGTTAAAATTCCAAATTTAGCAAGTCAGGCAGATATCTATCCAACAATTCTTGATTTCTTTGATTTTAAAAATATTTATTCACTTTCCGATTCCTTATTTGCCAATAAAAGAAGGTGGCCTATTATGGTAGATCTTGGAGATTATGTTTTTGCTCCTTCGCCTTATGAAGTTGGAAAAGGAATGGTTTGGTCAAGAAAAGATGCTCTAAATTTTAAAAGCGATTCTATGCAAAATAGTATGAATTATAATTATTATAATACAGCACGTACATTGTTTAAATCTTCTCAGTTTTTATTATTTAATGGGAATATTATGAAAAATGAAGAAAAAAATACTGATAATGTTGCTTTAATTCATGACCTTAATTAAAGAATAAAATAGTAATTTTATTTTAAAAAATATTTTAATTATTCTCAGTGGTTTTTTAACGTAAATAAGATTTTCGTTCAACTTTATATTTGGGTAATGGATAAATGTTTTTATTTCTCCAATTTCATCGTATTTTTCCTTGCCCCTAATAAATTCTAAGTCATTTAGAGAACCTATTTTATTAAATGCTTGTTCAGTTATGAGAATATATTTTTTACCTTTTACAGAGTTTTTAGATAATCTATGCAGCATAATAACATCGAGACCAGATAATTCTTGATATTGATTTATATTATAGAAAAGAATTTTACCCGAATGAATGATGAGTTTTAAATGTAAAGAATCAAGTGAGCAACAACTTTTACATTTGCATGTATTTACTGATTCCAATTTGTTTTTTGTATTCTCAAATGCCTTAAAAAAATTTAAAATATTGTCCATGAAAATTGCTGCACGAATATGATCTGATTCAGGCATATAGATAAAAATAGCATCACCTTCGAGCTTTGCTACTTTAAAAGGTTCTTTGATTTCGTTTAATAATGATTTTAGAAACTCTGAAATGATATATTGTCCATGAGCCCATTCAAACCCATGTTTTTTAACAAATTGAGTGTAACCACTGATATCAGCGAAAAGTAACATGGCTTCGTTTTGCTCGGTGTTATTGTCTTCCATACTTTCAAATATAACAAAAAAACATTAAAAAAATAAAAGTCAAAATAGTGACAAATAATTTTACTTTTAATTTAAAAGCTGTCCAACACGATTTTTAGATGAGTTAGATTAATTCTAACAGGATCAAGGCTTATTTTTCAACAAAAAAAACAAAAAAAGATAATATCATGGAATATAAAGAAATTTTAAGTGCTTCGCAAGTCATGATTCAATTTTTACCAGAGATCAGAGCAAGGAAACATGATCTAGCAAAGGTCCTTTCTGGAGTTTTTTAAGTATTAATTACAGAGATACAATGGAGGAATTTAAACAGAGAATATCCGTCGAAAAGTACATGCTAATACTGATTTAAATAGCTATTCATTTTCTTATTTTAAATTTCGCAAAATCGCTCGACAAATATATTGTCAAGCGCACGCTCTCGACCATTTATGCTTAATTCTATGCCCTCTAAGATATGTCGAATTTTAAATTCATTTCTGGTGGTTTGAGAACCTTGATTTGTGTTCAATTTAATAGGTTTACAATGCTATAAATCTTCTTCAAGGGCCTCTATACTAAAAGCTGTGTCTAAGTATTTTATAGTTTCCACGATAAAATATAATGGCTAAGCTAATCAATGAGAGCACAAAGTTAAAAAATTTTTTTCTAATCAAATGTATTTGATTTCTGTTCTCCAAATTTGATCTACTTCAGTAATATTCATACCAAATAATAAATAGGAGTATTTTTTATATACTAAATTTAGAATAGAATATTTTTTCTTTGGATATTATGCCTGCAATTCCATAAGCTTCATTCAATGAACAACATTTTTGTACCAGTGAACTTTGAATTTAAGTTATCCTATTTGCTGATATAGCTAAGGAACTTAAACCTCATAAATCTTTAATTCCATCTTTCTTTTGTTTATAAATATGTTTCAAATGCCATCAAATAGTTTTTCCAAGTGTAAACTTTATTAGGATACACTTGGTACAGGTGGCTATTTCTTATATTGTTGTTTTGTTCTTTTAATTTTTCTAAGGCTGTCTTACTTTTAAACTCTGCTGAAAAACGTTTGAGCTGCATAGGATTTCTCAAATTCAGCAATTAGCTTATTCTTATCTCAGTTATGATTAAATGTCATCATTTACGGTTTGTGGGCATTATAGTCTAATAACG is a genomic window containing:
- a CDS encoding prepilin peptidase, translated to MPNELNTLNIIFGIFVFIFGMSIGSFLNVVIYRIPNNISLILPRSSCPSCKKIISPIALIPIIGYIYAQGKCENCKTKISKQYPFVELLSGILTLFIFFKFLNPYIIIDSFPFLFSNNFSQFGRFHYSAYVPFFISLWLLYTGIPLSFIDIKYRILPNSITLPGVIVGFIISFLNPDMGWAESLIGIAIGGGGLFCISKLYELFRHKEGMGMGDIKYLAFIGAVLGWKGVLLTLFLACIIGAIIGIIIGVYSKKGLSTAIPFGPFLAISSLTISIYGNEINSFLFIGAF
- the smpB gene encoding SsrA-binding protein SmpB, encoding MEHEKTMKSISKNRKAWHDYFIEEKIEAGVSLKGSEVKVLRDGHGSIVEGYAMVRDGQAWLVNAYIPSLKHASYLNHNERRDRRLLLHRNQIERLDAATRQKGYTLIPLEIYFDDNNRVKIELGLAKGKAHHDKRDAEKQKDAKKEAQKAMKRY
- a CDS encoding shikimate dehydrogenase family protein: MNKMNSVSTSFVPDGKTKYCFLFGASIEKSLSPELHTKWFQIENLNCIYLPMPIRTVELFTALLLNIVETEGFIGGNITAPYKNSVVNMNIFTMTATVHAIQAANTIYQDNRGNWCLDNTDIFGVEKSIQHLITKEEKYYALVLGGGGAAAAALYNCSEDKNCLKTFCFTRNPSKTIACFPFLMQQRDVETHFLVNEELEKTIEQISQDKVKLVLINTLPIGFATNETNPYALYVIEQALFKIKKNNIFYFDMIYADTMAISFARKNKIKAINGKKMLEEQAKKSFALWRNQLIKS
- a CDS encoding aminotransferase class I/II-fold pyridoxal phosphate-dependent enzyme; protein product: MMQTTNRIAKRWSATQKSIFSEMTALSKLYNAVNLGQGFPDFYGPTRLLESISKQVLSCHNQYSPSQGEEALRREVSYYVESTSGVIYDPESEITITTGASEALYSAINAFINPGDRVLVFEPAFDLYYQAIANAGGEVVPIRLHSPDTPVGVRGGGWTIDWSEFDAAAAGGFSLLIFNSPHNPTGKVFSEDEIDRISSKVLKNNAIVLSDEVYENLTYASHKHISLCTIPKIQHLVARISSAAKTFGFTGLKTGWICAPANLTNAIRIVHQATVFCTSPFTQLGLAEVMSDKKWFENYLSEQKKSYETKRNYLKSVLERAGYHTSSCEGTFFLTANFEGLAGDMSDVLYARQLVETHRVTTIPVSVFYKNPPKSLPWVRFAFCKKDETLHTVADLLLNS
- the tilS gene encoding tRNA lysidine(34) synthetase TilS; protein product: MLSGNNFSIKFVPDILKFQELYRNNNIIEEAKMEKRWQNLNRFEYKLLSDLLHLEKNLDFSGKSILLNLQVSGGMDSMCLLHALTKVLHSKLFNPKNKFKLIAQHFNHKKRGEESDLDAELIQKICIETGVPLYLEIAEEKTFSDGEKNFQNNARKWRKNKALLLSEKIKNELNCEHFYIVTAHHARDHVETVLLHILRGSALQGLKGIQKFSDDKLFYRPFAKINFEEIEEYSNEFSIKYRLDMSNLSNDYDRNYIRNHILGHLKKLRPNYQQAFHKLSEHAIEQLMLNETFLNSSLQGNFVIDKGTRSSELFHILIHKEKKLLGVVTKNCIDNILYEVELMFKKKIIKKEIKISSGWEIHLSNNNKNIEIDVFREKI
- the ftsH gene encoding ATP-dependent zinc metalloprotease FtsH, coding for MGKESWLKAALVWAAMIVLFALCFKLLYKPHEDVQKTYPQFQSYIEKSLGDQQSIVSVTVRSDNLRGDEIIAKLKDNSTVTTYGPADDGVRSQLRKELEAKKIPINYEKPDDSSVWWVSLITMWLPALLIVGLVLMFLRNMQGAGGKAMSFGKSRAKLQSEGANKVTFKDVAGIEEVKQECSEIVAFLKDHKKFQDIGARIPKGVLMMGAPGTGKTLLARAIAGEAGVPFFTISGSDFVEMFVGVGASRVRDLFENAKKNSPCIIFIDEIDAVGRHRGAGVGGGHDEREQTLNQLLVEMDGFEANDAVIIIAATNRPDVLDPALLRPGRFDRRVMVGLPDVRGRKDILGVHMKKIKHAEDINVERIALGTPGFSGADLENLCNEAALMAARNGMKRVIEKDFEAAKDKILMGPERRSAVLPKETIRVTAYHETGHALVSHFLKSRENVHKITVIPRGQALGVTAYLPKEDVYGYSKEDLLTTIAYAMGGRAAEEIKFSQFTTGASNDIQKATDLARRMVCQFGMSRLGPINFGQKSENPFLGRDWGESRNYSETLAHEIDMEVSKIINTQYELAKQVLVEHMDTFEKVSNILLEVETLDSEEFLEIINNNANAEKIKEIQLSKTLSGNSDGSDASGAKSDPSNTSAINPLNTTPTPA